The Budorcas taxicolor isolate Tak-1 chromosome 5, Takin1.1, whole genome shotgun sequence genome includes a window with the following:
- the SHISA8 gene encoding protein shisa-8, whose translation MERAGARGLRGRRGPPGLGLGLGLGLALLLARPPSSRAGAPEAQEPAAPGTAAPAGGDRCRGYYDVMGQWDPPFNCSSGAYNFCCGTCGYRFCCHDGPRRLDQSRCSNYDTPAWVQTGRPPARARDAAAPRDPGRERSHTAVYAVCGVAALLVLAGIGARLGLERAHSPRARRAVTRTLTELLKQPGPQEPLPPPLGPPLGSCVQVQMGDGLPQGSPHNSTDKKRPNNVPLGSVTAAPPRAPRLQGGGNVTLQPDFAKYATLKAAALKAAEASAPDFYQRFPATEPAPLTLPARARRSPEDLPELLDACPWAPPGYASPAGSTPSGHYKAWTAGRPVRPAARGHLVVHASPAPRRPGHAPRSQFSVEKLPEAFSPQAPGLYGSAGRGTRHLSTNSKAEVTV comes from the exons ATGGAGCGGGCCGGTGCGCGGGGGCTGCGCGGCCGCCGCGGGCCGCCGGGGCTCGGGCTCGGGCTCGGGCTCGGGCTGGCGCTGCTGCTGGCGCGGCCGCCGTCGAGCCGCGCGGGGGCCCCCGAGGCGCAAGAGCCGGCGGCTCCCGGCACAGCAGCCCCAGCTGGGGGCGACCGCTGCCGCGGCTACTACGATGTGATGGGTCAGTGGGACCCGCCCTTCAACTGCAGCTCGGGCGCCTACAACTTCTGCTGCGGCACGTGCGGCTACCGCTTCTGCTGCCACGACGGGCCGCGGCGCCTGGACCAGAGCCGCTGCTCCAACTACGACACGCCGGCCTGGGTGCAGACTGGCCGGCCGCCCGCGCGCGCCCGCGACGCCGCCGCTCCCCGGGACCCGGGCCGCGAACGCAGCCACACGGCCGTCTACGCGGTGTGCGGCGTCGCCGCGCTGCTGGTGCTAGCGGGCATCGGGGCGCGTCTGGGCCTGGAGAGGGCGCACAGCCCGCGCGCGCGGCGCGCCGTGACCAG GACACTGACAGAACTCCTGAAGCAGCCCGGCCCCCAGGAGCCACTGCCTCCACCTCTGGGCCCACCTCTGGGTAGCTGTGTCCAGGTGCAGATGGGTGATGGCCTTCCCCAGGGCTCCCCCCACAACAGCACAG ACAAGAAACGCCCCAACAACGTGCCCCTGGGTTCGGTGACTGCGGCGCCCCCGCGCGCCCCCCGGCTGCAGGGGGGCGGCAACGTGACGCTGCAGCCCGACTTCGCTAAGTACGCCACCCTCAAGGCAGCCGCGCTCAAGGCCGCAG AGGCCTCCGCTCCGGACTTCTACCAGCGTTTTCCTGCCACGGAACCCGCCCCGCTGACCCTCCCGGCGCGAGCCCGGAGGTCCCCCGAGGACTTGCCTGAGCTGCTCGACGCCTGCCCCTGGGCCCCCCCGGGCTACGCGTCCCCCGCCGGTTCCACCCCATCAGGCCACTACAAGGCCTGGACCGCCGGCCGCCCCGTCCGGCCCGCAGCCCGCGGCCACCTGGTGGTTCACGCCTCTCCCGCGCCCCGACGGCCAGGCCACGCGCCCCGGAGCCAGTTCAGTGTGGAGAAGCTGCCCGAGGCCTTCAGCCCGCAGGCCCCTGGCCTTTACGGCAGCGCCGGCCGCGGAACCCGGCACCTGAGCACCAACAGCAAAGCTGAGGTCACCGTGTGA